One stretch of Roseimicrobium sp. ORNL1 DNA includes these proteins:
- the folD gene encoding bifunctional methylenetetrahydrofolate dehydrogenase/methenyltetrahydrofolate cyclohydrolase FolD: MQLIQGPKVAATVLEECQREIAELAKLGKKPGLAVVLVGDDPASRAYVRSKDKKCKELGLHSVKHELPENTTQEELLALVAQLNADPTIHGILVQSPPPKHIDESAIVRAIDPRKDVDGFHPENVAKLTLEDPTGFVPCTPAGCIRLLQDAGVATDGAHVVVLGRSMIVGKPVALLLMAKNSNGGNATVTVAHSRTKNLAELTRTADILIAAIGRPHFVKADMVKEGAVVIDVGINRVEAPGTEKGYKIVGDVDFDAVAPKCRAITPVPGGVGPMTIALLMANTIKACRQLG; encoded by the coding sequence ATGCAGTTGATTCAGGGACCCAAAGTCGCAGCCACCGTGCTGGAAGAATGCCAGCGTGAAATCGCCGAACTCGCCAAGCTGGGCAAGAAGCCCGGCCTGGCCGTGGTGCTGGTGGGCGATGACCCCGCTTCGCGCGCCTACGTGCGCAGCAAGGACAAGAAGTGCAAAGAGCTGGGCCTGCACTCAGTGAAGCATGAGCTGCCGGAGAACACCACACAGGAGGAACTCCTCGCGCTGGTCGCTCAATTGAATGCGGATCCCACCATCCACGGCATCCTGGTGCAAAGCCCGCCGCCGAAGCACATCGATGAAAGCGCCATCGTGCGTGCCATCGATCCGCGCAAGGACGTGGACGGCTTTCATCCGGAGAATGTGGCCAAGCTCACGCTGGAAGACCCCACCGGCTTCGTGCCGTGTACGCCCGCGGGTTGCATCCGGCTTCTGCAAGACGCCGGCGTCGCCACGGACGGCGCGCATGTGGTGGTGCTGGGCCGCAGCATGATTGTGGGCAAGCCGGTGGCGCTCCTGCTCATGGCGAAGAATTCCAACGGCGGCAACGCCACCGTGACCGTAGCGCACTCCCGCACGAAGAATCTCGCCGAGCTCACCCGCACGGCGGACATCCTCATCGCCGCCATCGGCCGCCCCCACTTCGTGAAGGCGGACATGGTGAAAGAAGGGGCCGTGGTCATCGATGTGGGCATCAACCGCGTGGAAGCCCCCGGCACGGAAAAGGGCTACAAAATCGTGGGCGACGTGGACTTTGACGCCGTGGCGCCCAAGTGCCGGGCCATCACCCCCGTCCCGGGTGGCGTGGGCCCCATGACCATCGCCCTGCTGATGGCCAATACCATCAAGGCCTGCCGCCAGTTGGGCTAG
- a CDS encoding phosphotransferase: MPDDTELLQLTRKALPDWPRAMALEAIVKGGSDRRFYRLGFESATDAGVILMVYTMARPDNPRFVPATHRLANLGVQVPRIFAHDAETMCVWVEDLGNVDLHAYRDEPWETRRPLYQATLAEAAHLHNVDASALSTEDIAEMELCFDEALYEWEQNYFLTHFVRGFSGRDTSTPEFAEAREALQSLRSHLASLPRGLVHRDFQSQNVLIREGSAWLIDYQGVRPGLAEYDLASLLLDPYVTLSDAERDELLAWYAAHTGRDLTTMRETYLLCAAQRLMQALGAYANLSRNLNKPHFEQHIPVAVERLKAVYEAHPMLKALLPLLGE, translated from the coding sequence ATGCCCGACGATACCGAACTCCTCCAGCTCACCCGCAAGGCCCTGCCCGACTGGCCCCGTGCCATGGCGCTCGAAGCTATTGTAAAGGGCGGCTCGGACCGGCGCTTCTACCGGCTGGGTTTCGAGAGTGCCACAGATGCCGGTGTGATCCTGATGGTGTACACCATGGCGCGCCCGGACAATCCCCGCTTCGTGCCCGCCACCCATCGCCTGGCCAATCTCGGTGTGCAGGTGCCACGCATCTTCGCGCATGATGCCGAAACCATGTGCGTTTGGGTCGAGGATCTCGGCAATGTGGATCTGCACGCCTATCGTGACGAGCCTTGGGAAACCAGAAGGCCGCTGTACCAAGCGACGCTCGCTGAGGCGGCGCATCTGCATAACGTGGATGCCTCCGCGCTGAGCACCGAGGACATCGCCGAGATGGAGCTGTGCTTCGATGAAGCGCTGTATGAATGGGAGCAGAACTATTTCCTCACGCACTTCGTGAGGGGATTTTCCGGAAGAGATACGAGCACCCCTGAGTTTGCCGAAGCGCGTGAAGCTTTGCAGTCGCTCCGCAGCCATCTTGCTTCCTTGCCACGTGGCTTGGTGCATCGTGATTTCCAGAGTCAAAACGTGCTCATCCGCGAAGGCTCCGCATGGCTGATTGACTACCAGGGCGTGCGCCCCGGTCTCGCGGAGTATGACCTCGCTTCGCTGTTGCTGGATCCGTACGTCACGCTGTCCGATGCCGAGCGCGATGAGTTGCTGGCCTGGTATGCCGCACACACCGGACGTGATCTCACCACCATGCGTGAGACCTATCTCCTCTGCGCCGCCCAACGTCTCATGCAGGCCCTCGGCGCCTATGCGAACCTGAGCCGCAACCTGAACAAGCCGCACTTCGAGCAGCATATCCCCGTGGCCGTGGAGAGATTGAAGGCAGTGTATGAAGCGCATCCGATGCTTAAGGCACTGCTGCCGCTGCTGGGCGAGTGA
- the solA gene encoding N-methyl-L-tryptophan oxidase, whose protein sequence is MQSYDVIVAGVGAMGSATLYHLAKQGLRVAGLDPHPPGHAFGSSHGETRIIRKAYFLDGNYLPLLERSYALWRELEAESGKDLMQICGLLCIGELESEFIAKLEGASQEAGLALDRITSAEARALHPAMQVPEDQVIYHDRDGGYLSPEKCVATHAARACVHGADVFAGEPLLEWSADGNGVRVRTANRTLSASKLILTTGAWVMPEFAKLGIPLRVRRKVMFWHRVSEAERFRDTPVWIWAQREQAFYGFPTLDGTTMKSAEDSGGEYLEHADARDFGIRSEDDAALTPFLRTAFPGLVHEIDRAKTCLYTDSVDRNFIIGFHPEHPQVLLTSCCSGHGFKLSSAMGEVLAKTVQSGVLPPETAFFGMR, encoded by the coding sequence ATGCAATCGTACGATGTCATCGTCGCAGGAGTGGGCGCCATGGGCAGCGCCACGCTGTATCATCTGGCGAAACAAGGTCTGCGTGTGGCTGGCCTTGATCCGCATCCTCCGGGGCATGCGTTTGGCAGTTCGCATGGAGAAACGCGTATCATCCGGAAAGCGTATTTCCTGGATGGAAACTACCTGCCGCTGCTGGAGCGGAGCTATGCGTTGTGGCGGGAACTCGAAGCAGAGTCCGGTAAGGACCTGATGCAGATCTGCGGGCTGCTGTGCATCGGCGAACTGGAGAGCGAATTCATTGCCAAGCTCGAAGGTGCTTCTCAGGAGGCAGGTCTGGCATTGGACCGCATCACTTCAGCGGAAGCGCGTGCATTGCATCCCGCGATGCAGGTGCCGGAGGACCAGGTTATTTATCATGATCGCGATGGTGGTTATCTCTCGCCAGAGAAATGCGTGGCGACTCACGCCGCGCGCGCGTGCGTGCATGGAGCCGATGTATTCGCAGGCGAGCCGTTGTTGGAATGGAGTGCGGATGGCAATGGTGTGCGCGTGCGTACGGCGAATCGGACACTCAGTGCGAGCAAACTTATTCTCACGACCGGTGCTTGGGTGATGCCGGAGTTTGCGAAGCTCGGCATTCCTCTGCGTGTGCGTCGCAAAGTGATGTTCTGGCACCGTGTTTCTGAAGCCGAACGATTCCGTGATACTCCCGTGTGGATCTGGGCGCAGCGGGAGCAGGCGTTCTATGGATTTCCCACGCTCGACGGCACGACGATGAAGAGTGCGGAGGATAGCGGCGGCGAGTATCTGGAACATGCGGATGCACGCGATTTTGGCATCCGTTCTGAAGATGATGCGGCACTCACGCCGTTTTTGCGCACGGCGTTCCCTGGCCTGGTGCATGAGATAGACCGCGCGAAGACGTGTCTCTACACGGATTCCGTGGACAGGAATTTCATCATTGGATTTCATCCGGAGCATCCGCAGGTGCTGCTGACTTCTTGCTGCTCGGGGCATGGTTTCAAGCTCTCCTCCGCCATGGGTGAGGTGCTTGCGAAGACCGTGCAAAGCGGTGTGCTTCCGCCGGAAACGGCGTTCTTTGGGATGAGGTAG